The following are encoded in a window of Mycobacteroides chelonae CCUG 47445 genomic DNA:
- a CDS encoding ComEA family DNA-binding protein, with amino-acid sequence MDSELLHRRLAPPGREPDEDDDDVGAATGAEPDSALRWLPDSLTTDGARGWLESVRTDPGRAGVVALGAIGVLAVLVTVFTVMRQPPPPVSAHLPPVQPVSSSSVSAPSSLVISVAGLVRRPGLVTLASGARVADAVTAAGGAADGADIVTLNMARPVADGDQIVVGLAPAPDQPAGMASSIIAAGQSPSAGSAARGTAPPGRVNLNTATESELDELPGVGPVMAASIVRWRSEHGKFTSIDQLSEVDGIGPSRLDKLRALVVL; translated from the coding sequence ATGGATTCCGAGCTGCTGCACCGACGCCTCGCACCGCCCGGGCGCGAGCCTGATGAGGATGACGACGACGTGGGGGCGGCGACAGGTGCGGAGCCGGATTCCGCGTTGCGTTGGCTTCCGGATTCACTGACGACGGACGGTGCACGGGGCTGGTTGGAGTCCGTCCGTACCGACCCTGGTCGTGCCGGGGTCGTCGCCCTGGGCGCCATTGGCGTGCTGGCAGTACTGGTCACCGTCTTCACCGTGATGCGTCAGCCGCCGCCTCCGGTGAGTGCACATCTGCCTCCGGTGCAACCTGTTTCATCGAGTTCTGTGTCGGCACCCAGTTCGTTGGTCATCAGTGTTGCTGGTTTGGTGAGAAGACCGGGCCTGGTGACGTTGGCCAGCGGCGCGCGGGTCGCCGACGCGGTGACGGCAGCCGGAGGCGCCGCCGACGGCGCCGATATCGTGACGCTGAACATGGCTCGGCCGGTTGCCGATGGCGACCAGATAGTGGTCGGCCTGGCCCCGGCACCCGACCAGCCCGCGGGAATGGCGAGTTCCATCATCGCCGCCGGGCAATCGCCGTCTGCGGGTAGCGCGGCCAGAGGGACGGCACCGCCGGGGCGGGTAAACCTCAACACGGCAACGGAATCCGAGCTGGATGAGTTACCCGGAGTGGGGCCGGTCATGGCGGCGTCGATTGTGCGGTGGAGATCCGAGCATGGCAAGTTCACCAGTATCGACCAGCTCTCGGAAGTAGACGGGATAGGTCCCTCACGGCTGGACAAGCTGCGCGCCCTCGTCGTGCTGTGA
- a CDS encoding ComEC/Rec2 family competence protein, with the protein MSGVHRKDSVLDLRLVPPALAAWAATAAGIIWPIGYFSAAVLGVGALAVHVSRHRLNKALAGAALVVLIAGVGFSVAAAIRRDGVQSHPLRSRVGDVVAMQLRVSDDPRSIAGGRAMLRADLVALGDPALPSAGPVVVFGAAPLLSAMAVGDTVQLRAVVTRPTRRDLTVATLNATGEPRVIDRSPIHGAANGVRDRFVEVARTVLPADQAALLPALVLGDTGALDAGTVAMFRTSGLTHLMAVSGANVSIVCGAMLLLGRLIGLRTSVVLAGLVLVGFVILVRPSPSVLRAAVMGAIGLLGVLTARRRQAIPALAATTLILLALSPGLAVDIGFALSVVATAALVVLAPRWSLRLTARGWPKPLADALCIAVAAQVVTAPLIAAISGRVSVASIAANLVAGCVIAPITILGTAATGLAVISPLAAGVLVRFCGPELWWLLRVADYAAAGGSTAIPVPSGAVGFVMVAVLLGISVWLWRRRWFRALAWSAALCVLALVISARLSG; encoded by the coding sequence GTGAGCGGGGTCCACCGCAAAGATTCCGTCCTGGATCTGCGGCTGGTACCCCCCGCGCTTGCCGCCTGGGCGGCGACCGCCGCGGGAATCATTTGGCCAATAGGATATTTCAGTGCTGCCGTACTGGGGGTTGGGGCACTCGCGGTGCACGTGTCCCGCCACCGCCTGAACAAGGCCCTCGCCGGTGCGGCCCTCGTCGTCCTGATTGCCGGTGTTGGATTCTCAGTGGCTGCGGCCATACGGCGCGACGGAGTGCAGAGCCATCCTTTGCGCTCGCGCGTGGGAGATGTTGTGGCGATGCAGCTGCGGGTCTCCGATGACCCGAGGTCGATCGCCGGGGGTCGGGCGATGCTGCGCGCCGACCTTGTCGCACTGGGCGATCCCGCACTGCCGAGCGCCGGTCCCGTGGTCGTCTTCGGGGCAGCACCGCTACTGAGTGCGATGGCGGTCGGTGACACGGTGCAGCTGCGTGCGGTGGTCACGCGCCCCACCCGCCGTGACCTGACTGTCGCGACACTCAACGCCACAGGAGAGCCCAGGGTTATCGATCGCTCGCCAATTCACGGGGCGGCCAATGGTGTTCGCGATCGATTTGTCGAGGTGGCACGAACTGTACTGCCCGCCGACCAAGCCGCACTGCTGCCGGCCCTCGTACTCGGGGACACCGGTGCGCTCGATGCGGGCACCGTCGCGATGTTCCGGACATCGGGACTCACCCATCTGATGGCGGTATCCGGGGCCAACGTGTCGATCGTGTGCGGGGCCATGCTGCTGCTGGGACGGCTGATCGGGCTGCGTACCTCGGTGGTGTTGGCGGGGCTCGTCCTAGTCGGCTTCGTCATCCTGGTCAGGCCCTCACCGAGTGTGTTGCGCGCCGCGGTGATGGGTGCGATCGGGCTGCTCGGCGTGTTGACCGCGCGGCGACGACAGGCGATACCCGCCTTGGCGGCAACGACTTTGATTCTGCTGGCCCTCTCGCCCGGTCTTGCCGTCGATATCGGTTTCGCCCTGTCGGTGGTCGCCACGGCCGCGTTGGTGGTGTTGGCGCCGCGCTGGTCGCTGCGCCTGACCGCGCGGGGCTGGCCGAAGCCATTGGCCGATGCGTTGTGCATCGCGGTGGCCGCACAGGTGGTTACCGCACCGCTGATCGCCGCGATATCGGGAAGGGTCAGCGTGGCATCCATCGCGGCCAATCTGGTCGCCGGGTGCGTGATCGCGCCCATCACCATCCTCGGCACCGCAGCTACGGGGCTGGCCGTCATCTCACCGCTGGCCGCAGGTGTGCTGGTGCGGTTTTGTGGCCCGGAACTGTGGTGGCTGCTGCGCGTCGCCGACTACGCGGCCGCGGGTGGATCGACGGCGATTCCGGTGCCCTCAGGAGCGGTTGGATTCGTTATGGTTGCTGTGCTGCTGGGCATTTCGGTATGGCTGTGGCGCCGAAGGTGGTTTCGAGCGCTGGCCTGGTCCGCAGCGCTGTGCGTACTTGCGTTGGTTATTTCGGCACGATTGTCGGGTTAA
- a CDS encoding maleylpyruvate isomerase N-terminal domain-containing protein, translating to MPVHERRPALRPGGEAVAAYRLVYQRIDALLRDHDQIAELPVPACPAWTVRQTLAHLAGLAQDIVSFNLEGIGTEAWTRAQVDRLADMTVDELLDLWSEAIDTVIERVGQDGLEAPAAQLVFDSLTHEHDIRGALGQPGTRTEDPAFAVALEFLMTRFDGMARQNGLLTLMLNTPTTGSVQLGEPATATDPLALSISDFEALRAFGGRRSVRQLSTLPWHGDPGDLLPTLGNESIRPPRNDLIE from the coding sequence GTGCCCGTCCACGAGCGGCGGCCGGCACTACGGCCGGGTGGTGAGGCCGTCGCCGCATACCGCCTTGTCTACCAACGTATTGACGCACTTCTTCGAGATCATGACCAGATCGCCGAACTACCTGTGCCCGCGTGTCCGGCCTGGACCGTGCGCCAGACGCTCGCTCACCTCGCTGGACTCGCGCAAGACATCGTTTCGTTCAATCTGGAGGGCATAGGTACCGAGGCGTGGACCCGCGCGCAGGTTGATCGCCTGGCAGATATGACTGTCGATGAGTTGCTCGACCTCTGGAGCGAGGCGATCGACACGGTGATCGAGCGGGTGGGCCAGGACGGCCTCGAAGCGCCGGCCGCCCAACTCGTCTTCGATTCCCTCACCCATGAACACGACATTCGCGGCGCACTCGGTCAACCGGGCACCCGCACCGAGGATCCGGCCTTCGCCGTCGCTCTGGAGTTCCTGATGACGAGATTCGACGGGATGGCTCGACAGAACGGGTTACTGACGCTCATGTTGAACACCCCAACGACCGGTTCCGTCCAACTCGGCGAACCCGCCACGGCCACAGATCCACTCGCCCTCTCGATTTCGGACTTCGAGGCGCTCCGCGCCTTCGGCGGACGACGTAGCGTGCGACAACTGTCGACCCTCCCCTGGCATGGAGATCCGGGGGATCTTCTGCCCACCCTCGGTAACGAGTCCATCCGGCCGCCGCGGAACGATCTGATCGAATGA
- a CDS encoding FAD-dependent oxidoreductase, with protein sequence MTPDNREHRDHAVVLGAGMAGLLAARVLSESYEMVTVVERDELKTAAARSGVPQGQHIHMFMSSGTQGLERLFPGIRDELRASGATVCDEGDLSRITMLIGSREIFSRSGKFRDPETLRLYLATRPFLEMHVRQRVQRLDNVKFLDGHDVIEPMTEGHRVTGVRVARRSTGLVTTLISDLVIDATGRTPRTQTFLDRLGYARPATVRMESPVTYASQLLHVSDDADMDKLTFFNPAPGRPYGGAIARCENGTVMLTLGKFNLEEPPSTFDEMISFAAQFVPERLLDTIRSAVPIGDVHVFRYREALWRRYDQMEQFPEGLLVIGDAICSLDPIKGQGMTMALLEAVALRGCLFEGDAELALRYFRTVGRHINTVWQHNKLSAPLFTAMPSDTRLTQRVLWKLTAWWSDRVMIAAHNDIQITETILRVNNMHDSPQLMRRPAFLLRVLRHCWRRHDTQVTTAPERQLVLAGT encoded by the coding sequence ATGACACCTGACAACCGGGAACACAGAGATCACGCGGTAGTCCTCGGGGCCGGGATGGCCGGACTACTGGCAGCCAGGGTGCTGTCGGAGTCTTACGAAATGGTGACCGTGGTCGAGCGCGACGAACTGAAGACCGCCGCCGCACGCAGCGGTGTGCCCCAGGGGCAGCACATTCACATGTTCATGAGCTCCGGCACGCAAGGGTTGGAGCGGTTGTTTCCCGGAATCCGCGACGAGCTCCGCGCCAGCGGCGCCACGGTGTGCGACGAGGGCGACCTGTCGCGCATCACGATGTTGATCGGGTCTCGCGAGATCTTCTCTCGATCAGGGAAGTTCCGTGACCCGGAAACACTGCGGCTCTACCTCGCGACCCGACCGTTTCTGGAAATGCATGTACGGCAACGTGTTCAGCGCCTGGACAACGTGAAATTCCTGGACGGCCACGACGTCATCGAGCCGATGACCGAGGGGCATCGCGTGACCGGCGTTCGGGTGGCGCGACGATCTACCGGCCTGGTGACGACGTTGATCTCGGACCTGGTGATCGATGCCACCGGCCGCACGCCGCGGACCCAAACCTTCCTCGATCGGCTCGGCTATGCCCGGCCGGCCACGGTCCGCATGGAATCACCGGTGACCTACGCGAGCCAACTGCTGCATGTGTCCGACGACGCCGACATGGACAAACTCACCTTCTTCAACCCGGCGCCCGGACGCCCGTATGGCGGAGCCATTGCGCGCTGCGAGAACGGCACCGTGATGCTGACCCTGGGCAAGTTCAATCTGGAGGAGCCGCCCAGCACCTTCGATGAAATGATCTCATTTGCAGCGCAATTCGTGCCCGAACGGCTTCTGGACACCATTCGTTCGGCGGTACCGATAGGTGATGTGCACGTCTTCCGGTACCGCGAGGCCCTCTGGCGACGCTATGACCAGATGGAGCAGTTCCCCGAGGGCCTGCTGGTGATAGGTGATGCGATCTGCAGTCTGGACCCCATCAAGGGCCAGGGCATGACCATGGCGCTGCTGGAAGCCGTCGCGCTTCGGGGCTGCCTCTTCGAGGGGGATGCCGAGCTGGCCCTCCGGTACTTCCGCACCGTCGGTCGGCACATCAACACGGTGTGGCAGCACAACAAGCTATCGGCACCGCTGTTCACCGCAATGCCTTCCGACACCCGCCTCACCCAGCGCGTGCTGTGGAAGCTGACGGCATGGTGGTCGGACAGGGTCATGATCGCAGCGCACAACGACATTCAGATCACCGAAACGATTCTGCGTGTCAACAACATGCACGATTCGCCGCAGCTGATGCGGCGGCCCGCATTCCTACTACGGGTACTACGTCACTGCTGGCGGCGTCACGACACCCAGGTAACGACGGCACCTGAGCGTCAACTCGTCCTTGCCGGGACGTAG
- the holA gene encoding DNA polymerase III subunit delta, whose protein sequence is MTDALHLILGDEELLVERAVTSVLHAVRGKAGADIPVNRLRAGQVDVAELAELLSPSLFSDERVIVVEAAAEAGKDSVILIEQAASDLPPGTFLLVQHSGGGRAKALAATLQKLGAAVHDCARITKAAERADFVHKEFRRLGQKVDADVVAIVIDAVGSDIRELAAACSQLVSDTDGNVDEAAVRRYHSGRAEVSGFDIADKAVVGDVAGSTEALRWAMQRGVPHVLLADALAEAVHTIARVGPIKQNAYAAASELGMPPWRIEKAQKQARRWSRDAVAEAIRVVAALNADVKGVAADADYALESAVRKVAELVNT, encoded by the coding sequence GTGACCGATGCGCTGCACCTGATCCTGGGAGACGAAGAACTACTGGTCGAGCGTGCGGTGACCTCGGTGCTGCACGCGGTGCGCGGTAAGGCGGGTGCGGACATCCCCGTCAATCGGCTGCGCGCGGGGCAGGTCGACGTGGCGGAGCTGGCCGAGCTGCTGAGCCCCTCGCTGTTCTCCGACGAAAGAGTCATCGTCGTGGAGGCCGCTGCCGAGGCGGGCAAGGATTCCGTCATCCTCATCGAGCAGGCGGCTTCCGATCTTCCACCGGGAACCTTTCTGCTCGTTCAACATTCGGGGGGTGGACGCGCGAAGGCGCTCGCTGCCACGTTGCAGAAGCTCGGTGCCGCGGTCCACGACTGCGCGCGTATCACCAAGGCCGCCGAGCGAGCCGACTTCGTGCACAAGGAGTTCCGCCGCCTGGGGCAGAAGGTGGACGCCGATGTGGTCGCCATCGTGATCGATGCTGTCGGCTCCGATATTCGTGAACTAGCCGCCGCGTGTTCGCAGTTGGTGTCGGACACCGACGGCAACGTCGACGAGGCTGCGGTGCGCCGCTACCACTCCGGACGTGCCGAGGTCTCCGGATTCGATATCGCCGACAAGGCGGTGGTGGGTGATGTCGCCGGCTCGACCGAGGCGCTGCGCTGGGCAATGCAGCGGGGTGTTCCGCATGTGCTGTTGGCCGATGCGCTCGCCGAGGCGGTGCACACCATCGCCCGGGTGGGACCGATCAAACAGAACGCCTACGCGGCCGCGTCCGAGCTCGGGATGCCGCCCTGGCGTATCGAGAAGGCCCAGAAGCAGGCGCGCCGGTGGTCGCGTGACGCGGTGGCCGAGGCCATCCGGGTGGTGGCCGCGCTCAACGCCGATGTGAAGGGGGTGGCGGCCGATGCCGACTACGCCCTGGAATCGGCGGTGCGCAAGGTTGCCGAGCTGGTGAACACCTGA
- the rpsT gene encoding 30S ribosomal protein S20: protein MANIKSQEKRIRTNERARLRNQATKSSLRTAVRGFRDALAEGDKEKAGELLVSTSRKLDKAVTKGVIHKNQAANKKSALALALNKL, encoded by the coding sequence GTGGCCAATATCAAGTCGCAGGAAAAGCGCATCCGCACCAACGAGCGTGCCCGGTTGCGCAACCAGGCGACCAAGTCATCCCTGCGCACGGCCGTCCGCGGTTTCCGCGACGCGCTCGCCGAGGGTGACAAGGAGAAGGCGGGCGAGCTGCTCGTCTCGACCAGCCGCAAGCTGGACAAGGCCGTCACCAAGGGTGTCATCCACAAGAACCAGGCCGCCAACAAGAAGTCGGCGCTCGCCCTGGCTCTGAACAAGCTCTGA
- a CDS encoding circularly permuted type 2 ATP-grasp protein yields MPNSGRPTRTAATPRLTRRDDQIFGGYRELVSEKGAYAKAFDEMFDADGNVRGPYKGIYAELAPTDAADLAARADALGRAFIDQGITFSLSGQERPFPLDLVPRVIAAAEWSRLERGIAQRVRALEMYLADIYGDQEILRDGVIPRALVTSCEHFHREAAGINPPNGVRIHVAGIDLVRDAQGTFRVLEDNLRSPSGVSYVMENRRTMARVFPDLFATHRVRAVDDYSSHLLRALRKSAATNEADPTVVVLTPGVANSAYFEHSLLARQMGVELVEGRDLFCRDNQVYMRTTEGERQVDVIYRRIDDTFLDPMQFRPDSVLGVAGLLNAARAGNVVISSAVGNGVGDDKLVYTYVPTIIEYYLGEKPIVANVDTYRCWLDDEREEVLDRIDALVIKPVEGSGGYGIVFGPDATEKERAAIAKKIRADPRGWVAQPVVQLSTVPTKIGDQLVPRHVDLRPFAVNDGDDVWVLPGGLTRVALPEGSLVVNSSQGGGSKDTWVLASRASVAERELSGAEVVPELPKAAEVEQGPEAATAGLQVQQQQQQQQVMS; encoded by the coding sequence ATGCCGAACTCGGGGCGACCCACACGCACGGCGGCAACGCCACGGCTAACCCGGCGAGATGACCAGATATTCGGCGGTTACCGCGAACTGGTGTCCGAGAAGGGTGCTTACGCCAAGGCCTTCGACGAGATGTTCGACGCCGATGGCAACGTGCGCGGGCCGTACAAGGGGATCTACGCCGAGCTGGCGCCCACCGATGCCGCCGACCTGGCCGCGCGTGCCGACGCGCTGGGCAGGGCGTTCATCGATCAGGGCATTACCTTCTCGCTGTCGGGGCAGGAACGCCCGTTTCCGCTGGACTTGGTGCCGCGCGTCATCGCCGCGGCCGAGTGGTCACGGCTGGAGCGGGGCATCGCGCAGCGGGTCCGCGCGCTGGAGATGTACCTGGCCGACATCTACGGCGATCAGGAGATCCTGCGTGACGGGGTGATCCCACGGGCCCTGGTCACGTCTTGCGAGCACTTCCACCGTGAGGCCGCCGGAATCAATCCGCCCAATGGGGTGCGCATCCACGTCGCAGGTATTGACCTTGTGCGCGACGCGCAGGGCACCTTCCGGGTGCTTGAGGACAATCTGCGGTCCCCGTCCGGGGTGTCGTACGTGATGGAAAACCGTCGCACCATGGCACGGGTCTTCCCGGACCTGTTCGCCACCCATCGGGTGCGCGCGGTGGACGACTACTCCTCGCATCTACTGCGCGCCCTGCGCAAGTCGGCGGCTACCAATGAGGCGGACCCGACCGTGGTGGTTCTCACACCGGGTGTCGCGAACTCGGCCTACTTCGAACATTCCTTGCTGGCCCGCCAGATGGGTGTGGAGCTTGTCGAGGGACGCGACCTGTTCTGCCGCGACAACCAGGTCTACATGCGCACCACCGAGGGTGAGCGTCAGGTCGACGTCATTTACCGCCGCATCGACGACACCTTTCTGGACCCCATGCAGTTCCGCCCCGATTCGGTGCTCGGTGTCGCGGGTCTGCTCAACGCCGCACGCGCTGGGAACGTCGTCATCTCCAGCGCCGTCGGCAATGGGGTGGGCGACGACAAGCTCGTCTACACCTACGTGCCGACCATCATCGAGTACTACCTCGGCGAGAAGCCCATCGTCGCGAACGTGGATACCTACCGATGTTGGCTGGACGACGAGCGCGAGGAAGTGCTTGACCGCATCGACGCGCTCGTCATCAAGCCGGTGGAGGGGTCCGGCGGGTACGGCATCGTATTCGGCCCCGACGCCACCGAGAAGGAACGCGCCGCGATCGCCAAGAAGATCAGAGCGGACCCGCGTGGCTGGGTGGCTCAGCCCGTAGTCCAGTTGTCCACGGTGCCCACAAAAATCGGCGATCAGCTGGTGCCGCGGCACGTGGATCTGCGTCCGTTCGCGGTCAATGACGGTGATGACGTGTGGGTGCTGCCCGGTGGCCTCACCCGGGTAGCGCTGCCGGAAGGCTCGCTCGTGGTCAACTCCAGTCAGGGCGGCGGTTCCAAGGACACCTGGGTGCTGGCCTCGCGGGCTTCTGTCGCCGAGCGTGAGCTTTCGGGGGCCGAGGTGGTCCCCGAGCTGCCGAAGGCGGCGGAGGTTGAACAGGGGCCCGAGGCGGCCACTGCGGGTCTGCAGGTGCAACAGCAGCAACAACAACAGCAGGTGATGTCCTAA
- a CDS encoding alpha-E domain-containing protein translates to MLARNAESLYWIGRYVERADDTARILDVTVHQLLEDASVDPDHASRVLLRVLGIDAPDTVLDVWSLTELVAFSRGVQGGSIVDSISEARENARGAREVTSTEMWECLNTTYNALADRERAARRLGPHEFFTYVEGRAAQFAGLADSTLSRDDGYRFLVLGRSIERVDMTVRLLLSRVGDRASSPAWVTLLRSAGAHDTYLRTYRGVLDASRVVEFMLLDRLFPRSVFHSLRQAELSLEELDHQPHSRVGARAEAQRLLGRARSELEFMRPGVLLEDLPTRLAGLQQTCRELGEAVALQYFHAAPWVAWTDAGGRHDVDPIEEGEI, encoded by the coding sequence ATGCTGGCGCGAAACGCTGAGTCGCTCTACTGGATTGGCCGATATGTCGAGCGTGCCGATGACACCGCGCGCATCCTCGACGTCACGGTGCATCAGCTGCTCGAGGACGCCAGCGTGGATCCCGATCATGCCTCCCGGGTGCTGCTGCGTGTGCTGGGCATCGACGCACCCGACACCGTGCTCGATGTGTGGTCACTCACCGAGCTGGTCGCGTTCAGCAGGGGAGTGCAGGGTGGGTCGATCGTCGACTCCATCTCCGAAGCGCGTGAGAATGCCCGCGGTGCACGTGAGGTGACATCCACCGAGATGTGGGAGTGCCTCAACACCACCTACAACGCGCTGGCCGATCGCGAGCGCGCCGCCCGCAGACTGGGCCCGCATGAGTTCTTCACCTACGTGGAGGGGCGCGCCGCGCAGTTCGCGGGACTTGCCGACTCGACGCTCAGCCGTGATGACGGTTATCGATTCCTGGTGCTGGGCCGCTCCATCGAGCGGGTGGATATGACGGTGCGGCTGCTGCTGTCCCGTGTTGGTGACCGCGCGTCCTCACCCGCCTGGGTCACGCTGTTGCGCAGCGCGGGCGCGCACGACACCTACCTGCGCACCTATCGCGGGGTTCTGGACGCGAGCCGGGTTGTCGAGTTCATGCTGCTGGACCGGCTGTTCCCGCGCTCGGTGTTCCACTCACTGCGCCAGGCCGAGCTGAGTCTGGAGGAGCTGGATCACCAGCCACACAGCCGAGTTGGCGCGCGCGCCGAGGCCCAGCGGCTGCTGGGACGGGCCCGCAGTGAGTTGGAGTTCATGCGTCCCGGAGTGCTGCTGGAGGACCTGCCGACACGACTGGCCGGCCTGCAACAGACCTGCCGGGAACTGGGTGAGGCGGTGGCGCTGCAGTACTTCCACGCCGCGCCGTGGGTGGCGTGGACCGATGCCGGTGGCCGCCACGATGTGGATCCCATTGAGGAAGGGGAGATCTGA
- a CDS encoding transglutaminase family protein, giving the protein MWRLRVVHATGYAYKTPVTASYNEARLTPRSDGRQNVILNRVETVPATRSYRYVDYWGTAVTTFDLHAPHTELEVTGLSVVETDVAEKPEETVGWDDIHADAVIDRFDEYLSPSAYVPHSKKVQSVGKRIAKDATPAEAIVAASKWVHSELDYVPGTTGVHSSALDALRERKGVCQDYAHLTLVLLRSMGIPARYVSGYLHPKGDAAVGETVDGQSHAWIQGWAGAWWDYDPTNDSEINEQYITVGVGRDYSDVSPLKGIYSGGGSTDLDVVVEVTRLA; this is encoded by the coding sequence ATGTGGCGCTTGCGAGTCGTCCACGCCACCGGTTACGCGTACAAGACGCCGGTGACCGCGTCCTACAACGAGGCGCGGTTGACGCCGCGCAGTGACGGTCGCCAGAACGTCATCCTCAATCGCGTGGAGACGGTGCCGGCCACCCGGTCGTATCGGTACGTCGACTACTGGGGTACTGCCGTCACGACGTTCGATCTGCACGCACCCCATACCGAGCTGGAGGTCACGGGTCTGTCGGTGGTGGAGACCGATGTCGCGGAGAAGCCGGAGGAAACCGTGGGCTGGGATGACATCCACGCCGACGCCGTCATCGACCGATTCGACGAGTATCTGTCGCCCAGTGCGTACGTCCCGCACAGCAAGAAGGTGCAGTCGGTGGGCAAGCGGATCGCTAAGGATGCCACCCCCGCCGAGGCCATTGTCGCGGCATCGAAATGGGTGCACTCGGAGCTCGACTACGTGCCCGGAACCACCGGTGTGCACTCGTCGGCACTGGATGCGCTGCGTGAGAGAAAAGGCGTGTGCCAGGACTACGCGCACCTGACATTGGTTCTGCTGCGCAGCATGGGGATCCCGGCGCGCTATGTGTCCGGGTATCTGCACCCCAAGGGCGATGCGGCGGTGGGCGAGACGGTGGACGGGCAGAGCCATGCATGGATCCAGGGCTGGGCCGGCGCGTGGTGGGATTACGACCCCACCAACGACAGCGAGATCAACGAGCAGTACATCACCGTGGGCGTTGGCCGTGACTACTCGGACGTCAGTCCACTCAAGGGTATTTACTCGGGGGGTGGCTCGACCGATTTGGACGTCGTGGTCGAAGTCACACGACTCGCCTAA
- a CDS encoding TetR/AcrR family transcriptional regulator, with the protein MVTKQATGLYGGRTADERRAERRRRLLEAGLEVMASSGWAATTVREICKTAGLNTRYFYECFDGLDELLVAVFDWIIEDSIATAGSAMATAEKDSRSQVHAGVVGAVTALTADPRRARVIATEAMGSQRLTRRRMRLTHYMALMLGAARAEFDPDADPNYTAVQAEALAAGVAGTVLAWLDGRLRLEREELAEYTAQFVDQAMFTPLPVRNSVEH; encoded by the coding sequence ATGGTGACCAAACAAGCTACCGGGCTATACGGCGGACGAACGGCAGACGAGCGCCGCGCGGAGCGGAGGCGACGCCTTCTTGAGGCGGGGCTCGAGGTTATGGCCAGCTCCGGCTGGGCGGCGACAACGGTTCGGGAGATCTGCAAGACGGCCGGACTGAACACCCGTTACTTCTACGAGTGCTTCGACGGCCTTGACGAGCTGCTGGTCGCCGTTTTCGACTGGATCATCGAGGACAGCATCGCCACCGCGGGTTCTGCGATGGCTACGGCCGAGAAGGACTCACGCTCGCAGGTGCATGCCGGTGTCGTGGGTGCGGTGACCGCACTGACCGCCGATCCCCGTCGCGCCCGTGTGATCGCCACCGAGGCGATGGGCAGCCAACGGCTTACTCGTCGCCGCATGCGGTTGACGCACTACATGGCGTTGATGCTCGGTGCCGCGCGCGCCGAGTTCGATCCGGACGCCGACCCCAATTACACCGCGGTACAGGCCGAAGCCCTGGCTGCCGGTGTTGCCGGCACCGTGTTGGCATGGCTCGACGGACGGCTGCGTCTTGAGCGTGAAGAACTGGCTGAGTACACCGCACAGTTCGTTGATCAGGCCATGTTCACGCCTCTGCCGGTACGCAACTCCGTAGAGCACTGA
- a CDS encoding type II toxin-antitoxin system PemK/MazF family toxin: MASQWQTLGRRLGKIAVDTLEQVVFREGPKVLRQLQGSEFVQRGLQRGLEAIGVVETEQQTAIPGRPVTNRSVPTAHRARRIEYTPDLDGRADPGEIVWTWVVYEDDPSQGKDRPVLVVGRDGSVLLGLMLSSQERHDTDPDWVALGSGSWDYDGRPSWVRLDRVLDVPEEGIRREGAILDVERFNIVAMRLRTHFSWS; the protein is encoded by the coding sequence ATGGCGTCACAGTGGCAGACGCTCGGGCGGAGGCTCGGGAAGATCGCGGTGGACACTCTTGAACAAGTCGTGTTCCGCGAAGGCCCGAAGGTGCTGCGGCAACTACAGGGGTCGGAATTCGTTCAGCGGGGGTTGCAACGCGGGCTGGAAGCGATCGGCGTCGTGGAGACCGAGCAGCAGACCGCCATTCCGGGTCGCCCCGTAACCAACCGCAGTGTGCCCACGGCCCATCGGGCCCGTCGCATCGAATACACGCCCGACCTGGACGGTCGCGCCGATCCCGGCGAAATCGTGTGGACCTGGGTGGTCTACGAGGATGACCCGTCACAGGGCAAGGATCGCCCCGTGCTCGTGGTGGGGCGAGATGGCTCGGTGCTGTTGGGCCTGATGCTCTCGAGCCAGGAACGCCACGACACCGACCCGGACTGGGTGGCGCTCGGCAGCGGCAGCTGGGATTACGACGGCCGCCCCAGTTGGGTACGCCTGGATCGCGTGCTCGATGTTCCCGAGGAGGGAATTCGGCGCGAGGGCGCCATTTTGGACGTTGAGCGATTCAACATCGTGGCCATGCGCCTGCGTACGCACTTCTCCTGGAGCTGA